In a genomic window of Flavobacterium sp. KACC 22761:
- a CDS encoding SusC/RagA family TonB-linked outer membrane protein has product MKLKFNGFLVLFLVLVAQLTFAQERAVSGTVSDNAGMPLPGVSVLVKGTKSGTQTDFDGKFTIKASSSQILVFSYIGMKTQEVAASSTSLNVKLAAAAQELEGVVVTTALGIKREKKSLGYSAQTVSAEQVGTVPTGNFTNNLSGKVAGLSVTQGTNFGGSTNVVLRGYKSLLGDNQALFVVDGVPILNNNVNSNDQKSGRGGYDYGNAASDINPNNIAEINVLKGAAATALYGSRAQNGAIIITTKKGKSRTDLSVEFSSSYTMSTVDRTTFPKYQQEYGEGYFGQRFSSYNGQPRSRSGDDASYGPKYDGSLVWQYDAFTPGSPNYGKQTPWKVAANGPIEFFDTGTSTINNISLNGGTEKATYRLTYANTDSRDILPNSLLSKNNFNFAGTYKFNDKLSSTFNATYVSQNTRNRNSTGYGGNQLAGFRQWWATNVDLNEQRDLYFQSRQNYTWNIKSAADITPAYWDNPYFQRYENYNNDSRQRVAANASITYDVNKNLSFTGRIGTDGFNLKTEDRIAPGSTPATLGSNSNLQNLPAQPSGYALDLYNFSEQNYDFLATYKKDLNEDLNLSVLLGSNYNVQSRFINQQMTSGGLYIPGLYTISNSVSAPALPRIVDTRKEVLGLFAQATLGYKGTYYLEGSVRRDESSALPKDNNAYWYSAISGSVVFSNWLKDVEFINFGKFRAAYAQVGSDTDPNQLLDNYTARTPFGTPVYSFNTTAKNPNLKPQRLDNVEIGLNMQFAQNRLGFDVAWFQNKAFDQILPLPVSTSTGSNFNTVNAGTLTTKGFEVTLTGTPVKTDNFSWDVSVNWSNPNTKVTELAPGIENININSLQGGISINAPLNQDYGQIWGTTYVLDDAGNRIIGANGAYEVSTTTDNKLGTYQADWIGGINNKFNYKNLSFSFLIDMKKGGSVFSLDQYYGYGTGIYANSVGNNDLGNPVRNTLANGGGEILQGVMANPAYTPTNGQPQYVTNTTRLDRSQSSQVLGTDPPAAAFVYDAGFVKLREVVLTYNLPSSILGSAIKGASFSVIGNNLWIIDKSLPYSDPEAGLSSGNTQGYQSGPMPTTRNISFNVKVNF; this is encoded by the coding sequence ATGAAACTAAAGTTCAATGGATTCTTAGTACTTTTCTTAGTACTAGTGGCGCAACTTACTTTTGCGCAAGAAAGAGCCGTTTCGGGTACTGTTTCTGATAATGCAGGAATGCCTCTACCAGGTGTGAGTGTATTAGTAAAAGGAACAAAATCAGGAACGCAAACTGATTTTGACGGTAAATTCACCATCAAAGCATCATCAAGCCAAATTTTGGTATTTAGCTACATCGGGATGAAAACCCAAGAAGTAGCTGCAAGCTCCACTTCTTTAAACGTAAAATTAGCTGCAGCTGCACAAGAACTTGAAGGAGTTGTTGTAACAACTGCATTAGGTATTAAAAGAGAGAAAAAATCTCTTGGTTATTCTGCTCAAACAGTATCTGCTGAACAAGTTGGAACTGTTCCTACAGGAAACTTCACAAATAACTTATCAGGAAAAGTTGCTGGTCTTAGCGTAACTCAAGGTACTAACTTTGGTGGATCTACTAACGTGGTTCTTAGAGGTTACAAATCACTTTTGGGTGATAACCAGGCTTTATTCGTAGTTGATGGTGTGCCAATTTTGAACAACAACGTAAACAGTAATGATCAAAAAAGTGGTAGAGGTGGATACGATTACGGTAACGCTGCATCAGACATCAACCCTAACAACATTGCTGAGATCAACGTATTGAAAGGTGCTGCTGCAACTGCGCTTTACGGATCTAGAGCTCAAAATGGTGCGATCATCATTACAACTAAAAAAGGAAAATCTAGAACTGATTTATCAGTTGAATTCTCTTCTTCTTACACAATGTCTACAGTAGACAGAACAACTTTCCCTAAATACCAACAAGAGTATGGAGAAGGTTATTTTGGACAAAGATTCTCATCTTACAACGGACAACCAAGATCTAGATCTGGAGATGATGCTTCTTACGGACCAAAATATGATGGTTCTTTAGTTTGGCAATATGATGCTTTTACTCCAGGTTCTCCTAATTACGGGAAACAAACTCCATGGAAAGTTGCTGCAAATGGTCCAATCGAATTTTTTGATACAGGAACATCTACAATCAACAATATCTCGTTAAATGGAGGTACTGAAAAAGCTACTTACAGATTAACTTATGCAAACACAGACAGTAGAGACATTTTGCCAAATTCATTATTAAGCAAAAACAACTTTAACTTTGCTGGTACTTACAAATTCAACGACAAATTAAGCTCTACTTTCAATGCGACTTATGTTTCACAAAACACAAGAAACAGAAACTCAACTGGATACGGAGGAAACCAATTAGCTGGTTTCAGACAATGGTGGGCAACAAACGTTGACCTTAACGAGCAAAGAGATCTTTATTTCCAAAGCCGCCAAAACTATACTTGGAACATCAAAAGTGCTGCAGACATTACTCCAGCATACTGGGATAACCCATACTTCCAAAGATATGAGAACTACAACAACGATAGCAGACAAAGAGTTGCTGCTAACGCTAGTATTACTTATGACGTAAACAAAAACTTAAGCTTTACAGGTAGAATTGGTACTGACGGTTTCAACTTAAAAACAGAAGACAGAATTGCTCCAGGTTCAACTCCAGCAACTCTAGGTTCTAACTCAAACCTTCAAAACCTTCCTGCTCAACCATCTGGATATGCATTAGATTTGTATAACTTCAGCGAGCAAAACTATGATTTCTTAGCTACGTACAAAAAAGACTTAAACGAAGATTTAAACCTTAGTGTTCTTCTTGGTTCTAACTACAATGTACAAAGCAGATTCATTAATCAACAAATGACTTCAGGAGGTTTATACATCCCTGGATTGTACACTATCTCTAACTCAGTTTCTGCACCTGCTCTTCCTAGAATCGTAGATACTAGAAAAGAAGTATTAGGTTTATTTGCACAAGCTACATTAGGATACAAAGGAACTTACTACTTAGAAGGTTCTGTTAGAAGAGATGAATCTTCTGCTCTTCCTAAAGACAACAACGCATACTGGTATTCTGCAATTTCAGGAAGTGTTGTTTTCTCAAACTGGTTAAAAGATGTTGAGTTCATCAACTTTGGTAAATTCAGAGCTGCTTATGCTCAAGTAGGTTCTGATACAGATCCAAACCAATTATTGGACAACTATACTGCTAGAACTCCATTCGGAACTCCAGTATATTCATTCAATACTACTGCTAAAAATCCAAACTTAAAACCACAACGATTAGACAACGTGGAGATCGGTTTGAACATGCAGTTTGCACAAAACAGACTTGGATTTGACGTTGCTTGGTTCCAAAACAAAGCTTTCGACCAAATTTTACCATTGCCAGTATCAACTTCTACTGGATCAAACTTCAATACTGTTAATGCTGGAACATTAACTACAAAAGGTTTTGAGGTTACTCTTACAGGAACTCCTGTTAAAACTGACAACTTCTCTTGGGATGTTAGCGTTAACTGGTCTAATCCTAACACTAAAGTTACAGAATTGGCTCCAGGTATTGAAAACATCAACATCAACTCTTTACAAGGAGGTATCAGTATCAATGCTCCATTAAACCAAGACTATGGTCAAATCTGGGGTACAACTTATGTATTAGATGATGCTGGAAACAGAATCATCGGCGCTAACGGTGCATACGAAGTTTCTACAACTACTGACAACAAATTAGGAACTTACCAAGCTGATTGGATTGGTGGTATCAACAACAAATTCAACTACAAAAACCTTTCTTTCAGTTTCTTAATTGACATGAAAAAAGGTGGAAGTGTTTTCTCACTTGACCAATACTACGGATATGGAACTGGTATCTATGCTAACTCTGTTGGAAACAACGACTTAGGAAACCCAGTAAGAAATACGTTAGCTAACGGTGGTGGTGAAATTTTACAAGGAGTAATGGCAAACCCTGCTTACACTCCAACAAACGGACAACCACAATATGTTACAAATACTACAAGATTAGACAGATCTCAATCTAGCCAAGTTTTAGGTACTGACCCACCTGCTGCTGCATTTGTTTATGACGCTGGATTTGTAAAATTAAGAGAGGTTGTATTGACTTATAATCTTCCTTCAAGCATTTTAGGAAGTGCAATTAAAGGAGCTTCTTTTAGTGTAATAGGTAACAATCTTTGGATCATTGACAAAAGCTTGCCATATTCTGATCCAGAAGCAGGATTGTCTTCAGGTAACACACAAGGTTACCAATCAGGACCTATGCCGACAACAAGAAATATTTCTTTTAATGTCAAAGTTAATTTTTAA
- a CDS encoding SusD/RagB family nutrient-binding outer membrane lipoprotein, which produces MKKIIAILAIGLSMTACVNEDANTDPNSAYSTVPGSLITYAQKELSDYTNTPSVNENNFRLTMQYWQETTYVNESNYDFTNRNVSNQIYSDNYVNVLNNLGKAKTIINAYEPTADEVAAWPANKKTQLAIIDILQVYTYQLLVDTFGNIPYTQAANLAQYPLPAYDDGATIYVDLIKRINDDITALSSGTANSFPTFSAGDKIYGGDPVAWKTFANSLKLKLAIGIADSNPTLAQTNALAAIAAGVITTPAGNGHFPYQEASPNYNPLYENLEASGREDFVGGKTLVDYMNASNDPRRPGYFTTVKGNYVGLPIGEGGEFADYSHAGDYAYTPDTPGNIITATEVAFYVAEANARWNTAAAPAAYNAAVTASILEWGGTAAQATAYLATKPYDPVNWKKSIGEQAWVAMYNQALAGWNFWRRLDFPVLLAPPTAINNAGGKVPVRMTYPVLEQQTNNTNWKAASTAIGGDLLTTKLFWDKF; this is translated from the coding sequence ATGAAAAAAATCATAGCAATATTAGCAATAGGTCTGTCAATGACAGCTTGTGTTAATGAAGATGCAAACACCGATCCAAACAGTGCTTATAGCACTGTACCGGGGTCATTGATCACTTACGCGCAAAAAGAATTAAGCGATTACACTAATACTCCAAGCGTAAACGAGAACAACTTTAGATTGACAATGCAATACTGGCAAGAAACAACTTACGTAAACGAAAGTAACTACGACTTTACAAACCGTAATGTTTCTAACCAAATTTACTCAGACAACTACGTAAATGTGTTGAACAATCTTGGTAAAGCTAAAACGATCATTAATGCTTACGAACCAACTGCAGATGAAGTAGCTGCTTGGCCAGCAAACAAAAAGACTCAATTAGCTATTATTGATATCCTACAAGTGTACACATATCAGCTTTTGGTAGATACTTTTGGTAATATTCCTTACACTCAAGCTGCAAACCTTGCTCAATACCCATTGCCTGCTTATGATGATGGAGCAACTATTTATGTAGATTTGATTAAAAGAATCAATGATGATATTACTGCTTTAAGCAGTGGAACAGCAAATAGCTTCCCAACTTTCTCTGCTGGAGACAAAATTTATGGAGGTGATCCAGTTGCATGGAAAACATTTGCAAACTCTTTAAAATTAAAACTTGCAATCGGAATCGCTGATTCAAATCCAACTTTAGCACAAACTAACGCACTTGCTGCTATTGCTGCTGGAGTAATAACAACTCCTGCTGGAAATGGACACTTCCCATACCAAGAGGCTTCACCAAACTACAATCCTTTATATGAAAACTTAGAAGCAAGTGGTAGAGAAGATTTCGTAGGTGGAAAAACTTTAGTTGATTACATGAACGCATCTAACGACCCAAGAAGACCTGGATACTTCACAACAGTAAAAGGAAACTATGTTGGTCTTCCAATTGGTGAAGGTGGTGAATTTGCAGATTACTCTCATGCTGGAGATTATGCTTACACACCTGATACTCCAGGAAACATCATCACTGCTACAGAGGTTGCTTTTTATGTTGCTGAGGCAAATGCACGTTGGAATACAGCTGCAGCACCTGCAGCTTACAACGCAGCAGTTACTGCTTCAATCTTAGAATGGGGTGGTACAGCAGCACAAGCTACTGCTTACCTTGCAACAAAACCATACGATCCAGTTAACTGGAAAAAATCAATTGGAGAGCAAGCTTGGGTAGCGATGTACAATCAAGCTTTAGCTGGATGGAATTTCTGGAGAAGATTAGATTTCCCTGTATTACTAGCTCCTCCTACAGCAATTAACAACGCTGGAGGAAAAGTTCCAGTAAGAATGACTTACCCAGTTCTTGAGCAACAAACAAACAATACAAACTGGAAAGCTGCTTCTACAGCAATCGGTGGAGATTTGTTAACTACAAAACTTTTCTGGGATAAATTCTAA
- the rlmB gene encoding 23S rRNA (guanosine(2251)-2'-O)-methyltransferase RlmB, with translation MEKEHQIFGIRAIIEAIQAGKEVDKVFIQKDISGELMKDLMKVMKRANINFSYVPVEKLNRLTPNNHQGAVATISPIGFIELEHLVESTIESGAKPLFLILDQISDARNFGAIIRTAECTGVNGIIIQKAGSAPVNGDTVKTSAGAVFNVPICKVEHIKDAIFYLQGSGIKTVAATEKTDQNIYDITLNEPVAIIMGSEDRGINPSVLKIVDEKAKLPMFGSIGSLNVSVACGAFLYETVRQRS, from the coding sequence ATGGAAAAAGAACATCAAATATTTGGAATTAGAGCCATTATAGAGGCAATTCAGGCAGGAAAAGAAGTTGACAAAGTATTTATACAAAAAGATATTTCTGGAGAATTAATGAAAGATTTAATGAAGGTGATGAAACGTGCCAACATTAATTTCTCTTATGTTCCTGTTGAAAAACTAAATCGCTTGACGCCAAATAACCATCAAGGTGCCGTGGCAACCATATCTCCTATCGGTTTTATTGAATTAGAGCATTTAGTTGAATCTACAATTGAATCTGGCGCAAAACCATTATTTTTAATTTTAGACCAAATTTCCGATGCAAGAAACTTTGGCGCCATCATAAGAACTGCTGAATGTACTGGCGTTAATGGCATCATTATTCAAAAAGCGGGATCAGCACCTGTAAACGGAGATACTGTAAAAACTTCAGCTGGAGCTGTTTTTAATGTGCCAATCTGTAAAGTTGAGCATATCAAAGACGCAATATTTTATTTGCAAGGATCGGGAATCAAAACAGTCGCTGCGACCGAAAAAACAGATCAAAATATTTACGATATTACACTAAATGAACCTGTCGCAATTATCATGGGTTCTGAAGATCGAGGAATAAATCCATCGGTATTAAAAATTGTAGATGAAAAAGCAAAACTGCCAATGTTTGGCTCTATCGGATCATTAAATGTTTCTGTAGCCTGTGGCGCATTTTTATACGAAACGGTTCGCCAAAGAAGCTAA
- a CDS encoding DUF2490 domain-containing protein, producing the protein MLSKSNSIQKLTFLRWLFVLFLITNSYGQNTTYNQFWNEIQFNQTINKKWSTELDLAAAYSGAESSSNLFENTIQRSARAWGHYYFSPRWKFSTFIAYFNNRDVPEIGQFESPEWRFALQGIYYFHKTGYTLSTRMRTEFRHLRNKDDEYENVFRYRQQVKYMQPLNSKVLRSGVVYAVASDEIYLKSGAKVTGESFFDRNRFNIGAGYLFTDDIQFELTYCNEYLPRNSGNQTTNAASVTITFNNLIRNLQKKLKNHTPTEIKDED; encoded by the coding sequence ATGCTTTCAAAATCTAATTCAATACAAAAATTAACTTTTCTCCGATGGCTGTTTGTTCTTTTTCTAATAACAAACAGCTACGGACAAAATACCACTTACAATCAGTTTTGGAATGAAATTCAGTTCAATCAGACCATAAATAAAAAATGGTCAACTGAACTAGATTTAGCTGCGGCTTACAGCGGGGCAGAATCCTCATCAAACCTATTTGAAAACACCATTCAGAGATCAGCTAGAGCTTGGGGGCATTATTACTTTTCTCCAAGATGGAAATTCTCAACTTTCATAGCTTATTTCAACAATCGAGATGTTCCTGAAATTGGTCAATTTGAATCGCCCGAATGGCGTTTTGCACTTCAAGGAATTTACTACTTTCATAAAACTGGCTATACTTTAAGTACCAGAATGCGTACCGAATTTCGTCATTTGCGAAATAAAGATGATGAGTATGAAAACGTTTTCCGATACCGACAACAAGTAAAATACATGCAACCACTAAACAGTAAAGTATTAAGATCGGGTGTTGTATATGCAGTGGCATCAGATGAAATTTACTTAAAATCTGGAGCAAAAGTTACTGGAGAAAGTTTCTTTGACCGAAACAGATTTAATATTGGTGCTGGTTATTTATTTACAGATGACATCCAGTTTGAACTAACATACTGCAATGAATATCTTCCGAGAAACAGTGGTAATCAAACTACAAATGCAGCTTCGGTCACGATTACTTTTAACAACCTTATTAGAAATCTTCAAAAGAAATTAAAAAACCATACCCCGACTGAAATTAAAGACGAGGATTAA
- a CDS encoding rhomboid family intramembrane serine protease, whose amino-acid sequence MSDKDFKFSTAVIALPLFFVLFLWIIYWVQIRFDFDFYQNGIYPRDFSGLQGILFSPFIHENLEHLYNNSIPLLVLLTALQYFYPKQTVAVIGYGILFSGLITWIIGRENYHIGASGLIYVLVSFIFFKGIQTGYYRLVALSLSVILLYGGMIWYVFPDVDATISWEGHLAGLITGFGLSLFYKTPEYIKPIVYDWQRPDFNPEEDPFMKHFDENGNFVNTEIQEEESDLGHNYFSSNFPVYYVVTKSESEDKM is encoded by the coding sequence ATGAGTGATAAAGATTTTAAGTTTTCAACTGCTGTAATTGCGCTCCCACTTTTTTTTGTCCTTTTTTTGTGGATCATTTATTGGGTTCAAATTCGATTTGATTTTGATTTTTACCAAAACGGAATTTATCCAAGGGATTTTTCGGGGCTACAAGGCATTTTATTTAGTCCTTTCATTCATGAAAATTTGGAACATTTGTACAACAATTCAATTCCGCTTTTGGTTTTGCTTACGGCGTTGCAATATTTTTATCCCAAACAAACTGTTGCGGTTATTGGTTATGGAATTTTATTTTCTGGCTTAATCACTTGGATTATTGGTCGGGAAAATTATCATATTGGCGCAAGCGGCTTAATATATGTTTTGGTCAGTTTTATTTTTTTTAAAGGAATTCAAACAGGCTATTATCGTTTGGTCGCACTTTCGCTGTCGGTGATTTTATTGTACGGAGGAATGATTTGGTATGTTTTCCCAGATGTTGATGCTACCATTTCATGGGAAGGTCATTTGGCCGGTTTGATAACCGGTTTTGGGCTTTCATTATTTTATAAAACGCCAGAATACATAAAACCTATTGTGTACGATTGGCAAAGGCCTGATTTTAACCCAGAAGAAGATCCTTTCATGAAACATTTTGATGAAAACGGAAATTTTGTCAATACAGAAATTCAAGAGGAGGAATCAGATTTAGGGCATAATTATTTTAGTTCAAATTTTCCTGTTTATTATGTTGTAACCAAATCAGAATCAGAGGATAAAATGTGA
- a CDS encoding replication-associated recombination protein A, translating to MEAPLAERIRPQKLEDYVSQSHLVGPNGSLTQQISKGIIPSLIFWGPPGTGKTTLAQIIAQESKRPFYILSAINSGVKDIRDVIDKAKQSGGLFTAKNPILFIDEIHRFSKSQQDSLLAAVEKGWITLVGATTENPSFEVIPALLSRCQVYILNAFTKEDLEALLHRAMKVDVYLASQKIILKETEALLRLSGGDGRKLLNIFELVVNASAGDEITITNDRVFELVQQNTVLYDKTGEQHYDIISAFIKSIRGSDPNGAVYWLARMIEGGEDVKFIARRMLILASEDIGNANPTALIMANNTFQAVTTIGYPESRIILSQCAIYLATSPKSNASYMAIGSAQQLVKQTGDLPVPLHLRNAPTKLMKELGYGDDYKYSHDYANNFAEQEFLPDAIKKTVLYNPGNNSRENSTREFLKNRWKDKYGY from the coding sequence ATGGAAGCACCTTTAGCCGAGCGTATTCGCCCACAAAAATTAGAAGATTATGTAAGTCAGAGTCATTTAGTTGGCCCTAACGGATCTTTAACACAACAAATTTCAAAAGGAATTATTCCGTCTTTAATCTTTTGGGGGCCTCCAGGCACAGGAAAAACTACTTTGGCACAAATTATTGCACAAGAATCCAAACGTCCTTTTTATATCTTAAGCGCAATAAATTCTGGCGTAAAAGATATTCGTGATGTGATTGACAAAGCAAAGCAAAGCGGTGGACTATTTACGGCCAAAAATCCAATTTTATTTATTGATGAGATTCATAGATTCAGTAAATCGCAACAGGATTCGCTTTTGGCGGCAGTTGAAAAGGGCTGGATCACGTTAGTTGGTGCAACAACAGAAAATCCAAGTTTTGAAGTTATTCCCGCACTATTGTCGCGTTGTCAGGTGTACATCTTAAACGCGTTTACAAAAGAAGATTTGGAAGCGCTATTGCATCGAGCGATGAAAGTAGATGTCTATCTCGCTTCCCAAAAAATAATTCTAAAGGAAACGGAAGCTTTATTACGACTTTCTGGCGGAGATGGCAGAAAACTGCTCAATATTTTTGAATTGGTTGTAAATGCATCTGCAGGTGACGAAATTACAATCACCAATGATCGCGTTTTTGAGCTTGTGCAGCAAAATACTGTTTTGTATGACAAAACGGGTGAGCAACATTATGATATTATTTCAGCATTTATAAAATCAATTCGAGGAAGTGACCCTAACGGAGCCGTTTATTGGCTTGCGCGAATGATTGAAGGCGGTGAAGATGTAAAATTTATTGCCCGAAGAATGTTGATTTTGGCCAGCGAAGATATCGGCAATGCCAATCCAACGGCACTTATAATGGCCAATAATACTTTTCAAGCTGTAACAACTATTGGCTATCCTGAGAGCCGTATTATTTTGAGCCAATGTGCCATTTATTTAGCGACATCTCCTAAAAGCAATGCATCGTATATGGCAATTGGAAGTGCGCAACAATTGGTAAAACAAACCGGAGATTTACCAGTGCCTCTTCATTTAAGAAATGCACCAACCAAATTAATGAAAGAATTAGGTTATGGCGACGATTATAAATATTCGCACGATTATGCCAATAATTTTGCCGAACAGGAATTTTTGCCAGATGCCATAAAAAAAACGGTTCTTTACAATCCGGGGAACAATTCTAGAGAGAACAGCACCCGCGAATTTTTAAAGAACCGCTGGAAAGATAAATATGGTTATTAA
- a CDS encoding YjjG family noncanonical pyrimidine nucleotidase encodes MNTTITDVFFDLDHTLWDFDKNSEMAFDRIFKTKYPEIKTEDFIEKYIPINQSCWKLYQNDEITHVELRYSRLKLSFDALNYKISDESINEIANDYIEFLTDNNHLFDGAIEVLEYLKPKYRLHIITNGFAKVQDKKINNASLSSYFDTITNSELAGVKKPNSIIFDFAVNLAQASKENSIMIGDCLDADVNGALNAGLDAIFFNEKKIEVAQNIKQINHLLELKKYL; translated from the coding sequence ATGAATACCACTATTACCGACGTCTTTTTTGATTTAGACCATACCCTTTGGGATTTTGACAAAAACTCAGAAATGGCTTTTGATCGTATTTTCAAAACAAAATATCCAGAAATCAAAACTGAGGATTTTATTGAAAAATATATTCCTATTAATCAGTCTTGTTGGAAATTATATCAAAACGATGAAATAACCCATGTTGAATTGCGCTACAGCAGATTGAAGCTTTCATTTGATGCTTTGAATTATAAAATTTCAGATGAAAGTATCAACGAAATTGCAAATGATTATATTGAGTTTTTGACAGACAATAATCATCTTTTTGATGGCGCTATTGAAGTATTGGAATATCTTAAACCAAAATATAGGCTGCATATCATTACAAATGGCTTTGCAAAAGTTCAAGATAAGAAAATCAACAATGCATCACTTTCAAGTTATTTTGATACCATTACAAATTCTGAATTGGCTGGTGTAAAAAAACCAAATAGTATTATCTTTGATTTCGCTGTTAATTTGGCTCAGGCTTCAAAAGAAAACAGCATCATGATTGGCGATTGCTTAGACGCTGATGTCAATGGTGCACTAAATGCAGGTTTGGATGCCATTTTTTTTAATGAGAAAAAAATTGAAGTTGCTCAAAATATTAAACAAATAAACCATTTATTAGAACTTAAAAAATATTTATAA
- the radC gene encoding RadC family protein: MEKSHFPIPNWSEDDRPREKLMLKGKNALSDAELIAILIGSGSRNESAVELSKRILASADSLNALGKMSISQLMNFKGIGEAKAIAIIAALELGRRRRVEDALELIKITSSKLVFELMLPIIGELAHEEFWVLFLNNSNKVISKSQLSKGGITGTIVDVRLIFKLALENGATGLILCHNHPSGNVLPSEADKQITKRIKQAGESLDVKVLDHLIITESKYYSFVDEGIF, translated from the coding sequence ATGGAAAAATCTCATTTCCCAATTCCCAATTGGTCAGAAGATGATAGACCTCGTGAAAAGTTAATGTTGAAAGGAAAAAATGCGTTAAGTGATGCCGAATTAATAGCTATTTTGATTGGTTCAGGAAGCCGAAATGAATCGGCGGTAGAATTGAGCAAAAGGATTTTGGCGAGTGCTGATAGTCTAAATGCTTTGGGAAAAATGTCCATTTCTCAATTAATGAATTTTAAAGGAATAGGAGAGGCCAAAGCCATTGCAATTATTGCCGCGCTTGAACTTGGTAGAAGAAGACGTGTTGAGGATGCACTCGAATTGATTAAAATAACTTCCAGCAAATTGGTTTTTGAATTGATGCTTCCCATAATTGGCGAATTGGCGCATGAAGAATTTTGGGTACTTTTTCTGAATAATTCTAACAAAGTTATTTCGAAATCGCAATTAAGCAAAGGCGGTATCACGGGAACTATTGTTGATGTACGCCTGATTTTTAAATTGGCGTTAGAAAATGGAGCTACTGGCTTGATTTTGTGTCACAATCACCCTTCAGGAAATGTATTGCCAAGCGAAGCCGATAAACAAATTACAAAACGAATCAAACAAGCAGGAGAAAGTTTAGATGTTAAAGTTTTAGACCATTTGATCATAACTGAATCAAAATATTATAGTTTTGTAGATGAAGGAATTTTTTAG